From the Lolium rigidum isolate FL_2022 chromosome 2, APGP_CSIRO_Lrig_0.1, whole genome shotgun sequence genome, one window contains:
- the LOC124687363 gene encoding protein OXIDATIVE STRESS 3 LIKE 2-like has product MATQMDAYLLLGRAAWMAPKIAYHDEQDDDDIGSASDSDSEATSSSSDLADDATSSSSSSSADDLFEMSALMTQLPIKRGLSRFFDGKSQSFASLAAVGSLEDLAKPARKRLNPSRSCGGGLAARRDRVLSPRRHCPKAARKAAARAALSVLGGGGSPRRVIVGNVLLVS; this is encoded by the exons ATGGCGACTCAGATGGACGCGTACCTTCTGCTCGGCCGAGCGGCGTGGATGGCGCCCAAGATCGCCTACCACGACGAGCAGGACGACGACGACATCGGCtccgcctccgactccgactccgaggccacgtcctcctcctccgacctcGCCGACGACGcgacctcctcctcgtcttcctcctccgccgacgACCTCTTCGAGATGTCCGCCCTCATGACCCAGCTCCCGATCAA GAGAGGATTGTCCAGGTTCTTCGACGGCAAGTCGCAGTCCTTCGCGTCGCTCGCCGCGGTGGGCTCCCTCGAGGACCTGGCCAAGCCGGCCAGGAAGCGCCTCAACCCGTCGAGGAGCTGCGGGGGCGGCCTCGCCGCGCGCCGGGACCGGGTCCTCTCGCCGCGCCGGCACTGCCCCAAGGCCGCCAGGAAGGCGGCTGCCAGGGCCGCGCTCTcggtgctcggcggcggcggatcgcCCAGGAGGGTGATCGTCGGCAACGTTCTGCTTGTTAGTTAG
- the LOC124687364 gene encoding uncharacterized protein LOC124687364 → MDRAPPRGAPRDAVGQRWLAVFAFQAALSAAASVIHLATSPRRRHASLGVPPALLLALHPFLSCAATGLLALAFLISASPHPRPPPVPLRALAASLLAAAGALCVAAAASLVPEDAGWAAVAGLGFRGAVLGAVFAAHYFGRGRWLLQFPVVQRPLFYGLKMGLLPSMKRALKVSLQAFCLSFVLIFILPRQFRIGGSIGSQIITQIGIFMVTTGVSFCWEISHHFVQVVHTRRCSFTPPQSTAAAETNPTDYILETLELSDPRSLMQYLAFQDLCAVSECNIEPWRRGAFFEESGETYKRIVTACLKPLEDFTTKIAEALEGFSSDKPELLSQQSKLYGAFSDAQICSWCARTLATLTARSRREDRYGVAQLTGCNAAVMSTLLSALVAVEACLGKKTNPQPVHSLGPASIRWGNFSTAKKGNVTAIASTQRGGLHTKAYLMADVFRTSIYQIVSAFLDDMRANAKSSSLEKNWISEGRKPIFGSPAVLVQKLSLFTEYHAV, encoded by the exons atggacagGGCCCCGCCGCGCGGCGCTCCCCGCGACGCCGTCGGCCAGCGGTGGCTCGCCGTCTTCGCCTTCCAGGCCGCGCTCTCGGCGGCCGCCTCCGTAATCCACCTCGCgacctccccgcgccgccgccacgccagcCTCGGGGTGCCCCCGGCCCTCCTCCTCGCGCTGCACCCGTTCCTCTCCTGCGCCGCCACGGGGCTCCTCGCGCtcgccttcctcatctccgcctcGCCCCACCCGCGCCCGCCGCCGGTGCCGCTGCGCGCGCTCGCGGcctccctcctcgcggcggccggcgcgctctgcgtggccgcggcggcgtcccTCGTCCCCGAGGACGCCGGGTGGGCCGCCGTCGCCGGGCTGGGGTTCCGCGGCGCTGTGCTGGGCGCGGTGTTCGCCGCCCACTACTTTGGGCGTGGGAGGTGGctgctccagttccccgtcgtgcAG CGACCTCTCTTCTATGGATTGAAGATGGGGCTCCTACCATCTATGAAAAGGGCTCTAAAGGTGTCGCTTCAGGCCTTCTGCCTTTCATTTGTCCTGATTTTTATTCTTCCCCGGCAATTCAGAATTGGAGGATCCATTGGAAGCCAAATTATCACCCAAATCGGCATCTTTATGGTGACCACGGGTGTTTCTTTCTGTTGGGAAATAAGCCATCATTTTGTCCAG GTTGTGCATACAAGAAGGTGCAGTTTTACTCCACCTCAGAGCACTGCTGCGGCAGAGACTAATCCTACTGATTATATCCTTGAAACATTGGAGCTAAGTGATCCACGGTCGCTCATGCAGTACCTTGCCTTCCAAGATTTGTGTGCAGTATCTGAATGTAACATAGAACCTTGGCGCCGGGGTGCCTTCTTCGAGGAATCTGGTGAAACTTACAAAAGAATCGTGACAGCCTGTTTGAAGCCACTTGAGGACTTCACTACAAAAATTGCTGAAGCGCTCGAAGGGTTTTCTAGCGATAAGCCAGAACTATTGTCACAACAATCTAAGCTCTATGGTGCATTTAGTGATGCACAG ATATGCTCATGGTGTGCTCGGACATTGGCCACATTGACTGCACGCTCACGGCGAGAGGATCGGTACGGTGTTGCTCAACTCACTGGCTGCAATGCTGCTGTGATGTCTACGTTGCTGTCTGCGCTGGTTGCGGTCGAAGCATGTTTAGGAAAGAAAACCAACCCACAACCTGTGCACTCACTGGGTCCAGCAAGCATTAGGTGGGGCAACTTCTCCACAGCAAAAAAGGGCAACGTAACTGCCATTGCAAGCACACAGAGAGGCGGTCTGCACACTAAAGCTTATCTGATGGCTGATGTTTTCCGGACTTCAATCTATCAGATAGTTTCAGCCTTCCTGGATGATATGCGGGCAAATGCAAAATCTTCGAGTCTGGAGAAGAACTGGATCAGTGAAGGAAGAAAACCGATATTTGGTTCACCTGCTGTGTTGGTTCAGAAGCTGAGCCTGTTCACTGAATACCATGCTGTCTGA